The genomic window ATAAAATATATTTTGGTTCACATGATCACAATGTATATGAATATGATCCAGCAACAGGACAACAAAAAATTTTGATCACACTAAAGGATGAAGTTCTTTCTTCGGGGGTCGTGGTCGTGTTAAATAATAAATTATATTTTGGTTCAGGTGATCATAATGTATATGAGTATGATCCAGTAATAGGCCAACAAAAAATTGTTATTAAAGCAAATAATGTCATTCATTCTTCTGGTGTGGTTTTCAACAATAAATTATATATTGGTTCACATGATCACAATGTATATGAATATGATCCAGCAACAGGACAACAAATGGTTATCATTACAACAAAGGGCGAGATTTTTGCTAGTGGAATTATTTTAAATAATAAATTATATTTTGGTTCAAAAGATCATAATGTATATGAATATGATCCAGCAACAGGACAACAAAAAACTGTCATAAAAACAGAAGAAGGAATTTGATCTTCTGGTGTGGTTTTCAACAATAAATTATATTTTGGTTCAATAGATCACAAAGTATATGAATATGATCCAGCAACAGGACAACAAAAAGTTGTCATTACAACAAATGGAGAAATTAAATCTTCTGGGATAGTTTTCAACAATAAATTATATATTGGTTCAGGAGATCACAATGTTTATGAATATTCAGCAACAGGACAACAAAAAATTGTTATTAGAACAAATAACTGAGTTGATTCTTCTGGTGTGGTTTTCAACAATAAATTATATATTGGTTCAGGAGATGGTAATGTTTATGAATACAGTAATTATGATTTAAATTCTAATTTAGGAGAAATTAGTAATAATTTTGATAATATAATTTTAAGTGAATTAAATTATTTAAATCCTGATTTAGATATTTCACTATTAGAAATAGTTAACAAAACAAATAATTCAGCGATAATAAAAGAAAAAAATAATAGTAATAATAAATATTTTGGAGAAGTTATTGTTAATTATAAAATTAAAAATAAAGATGAAATTAATGATATTAATTTAAACGAATTAATTAAAAGAGCAGTATTTTTTAAGTTTCGAGATGAAAATCCAAATTTAATATTTAAAGAAATAAGTAATGTTAATAGTAATAATTTAAATTTTTCAAATACTGAAATAACAAAACAAGAAAATTCATTTTTATGATCTAATGTTCCTAAAAATGTATGTTCTGATAGAGAAATTACCAATAAAACTCCAAATACAAGATCATTTAATGTACCCGCTTGTGAATATAATTCAAAATCAAAATTAGTATTTCAAATTACAACAGGATTAACTAAAACAAAACAAGAAAATAAATTAAATGGTTGAAACATAAATTCTGATGATGAAATGAAATTAACAGATTTTACAAATATAAATAATAAAAATTCTGAAATCATTAATGTATTATCAAATGAATTTGATTTATCAAACACAAATAAACAAGAACAAGAAATGATTTTAAGTATTTTTAAGGAACCCGCTGATAAATTTGAACTTAATCCCAATGAAAAATTAAAAATTACTTATCAAGTAAGAATAATTACATCTAAAGTTATATTAAATTTAAAACAAAAAATTACAGGAAATATTACTGCCAAAATAATTGATGATAACAATAAAGAACAAATAGTTACATTATCAATTAAAGAAGCGATGCAAATATTACAAAAATATAGCTTATTGCCAGATAAAATTACTATAGATAAAAACAATGATAACATAACTTTTAATGGGGAAGCATTTTTTTCATCAGAAAGAGAAGGGCCAGTAAGAACAAATACAGTTACTACTATAGTATAAAGTTTTATAAAAACGATATTAGCTATTTAGAACAATAACTTTAATTAAAACAAGCCCAACAAGTTTAAATTTCTTGTAAAAATAAAAAATATTCAAACCAGTAATTAACTAAAATTACTGGTTTTTATTTTGTCAAAATATAAAAAATGAAAAAGTTGTTTAGTTGTCCAAAAGTGTTTGTTATCGTAAAAAGTCATCTTTCTTTTGGCAGTTATAGTTTTTAAAATATGCTATTTAGCATTTCAAAATATGACTAAAAAATGAACAATGCCAATTCAAAATTGGGGTAGTGCAATTTCACATTTAATGATAAAATTTGAAGACAGAGTGAATTTAAGTTAATTACTTAGAGACACATATAATTGTACAGCCTCTAGAAAAAACCACGCTTCCTGAATAGTAAATTTTACCAGTTTAATTATTTTTAAATTCAGTTTTAAATTCTAATATTTTTCATTTGGCATATCTTTCATTTTTGTCTCATTCTCGTACTTTCATTTTTATGTTTTTTAATTTTTTATTTTGATAGGATAAAAAATCTTTATTTTCTCAATATCTTGGTTCACTGTTTTTTTCTCAATTTAAATCATATTCTAATGATTTTAATATTGGTAATGTAATCTTGTCATTTTTGTCAACATAAAATTCTCAATCATTAAGTTTCATTCGTGGAGGCAAGTTTTTGGGCATAAATTTATTTTCTACATTAAATTTTATTTCTCATTTTTGATTTCACTTGCTGTTGTCATCTTTTGATGATTTAAGTGTTAATTTTGATTTTTTTAAGTTTAATTCGTATGATTCATTCTCAATTGGCAATGTTGTTTTATTTTCTTTTTTAGAACACCCAACTATTGGCAATGTTGTCAGCCCCCAAAGAGCTATTATATTTAAAATTTTCATAAATTTAACTCCTTTATTTTGTTTTTTCAATATATATATATATATATAATTATACAAAAATTCTTAATATCATTAGAAAGATGGCAAAACCAATTAAAAATTGAAAGGTATAGTAAAAAGCTGGCACGGTTTTAAAGATCGGAAAAATGGCGGTTGAAAAGTTAACTGTTGCTTTCGCAATAATTGCTAATGGCCGTAAAATCGTAATGATTTGTGACGCTGTCAGAATTCAGTTAATCATTTTGATACTAGCATTCTGAATGGTACAACCAATATCATTAAAGGTTGGTATTCATCGTCCAGAATATTTGCAATTTGCTGGCGGAATTAAGTCATCTCATTCTGAGTTGGTTGAACCATCAGGTATAAAGGCTGTGGAATTAAGAACATTAAAGTCATAAATTTTAAAATTGTAATTAGAGATACCACCCTTGTGATAAAGTGGAAAAGTTAAGGTAAAAATATTAATACCATAGCGAATATCAATATCGGTATTAAGGTAATTAATACTGTTAGCTGGTTTACTGGTCGGCAAGGTAATCAGTTTATTATCATAGGATTTAAGGACATTAAAATCAATTTGATAAATGCTATTGTTGTTTTTAATAGCATTATAATTTTTTTGGTGCGTTTTTTTATCAAAAGTAAAAAAATAACTTCTTAGTAATAATTCTGAGTTTCCTATAATATTTACTAAGTATTTTTTGGGATAAAAAGTAATTAAGGAGCGATAAAAGAAACCGATTTGAATAAAATAGTTCTTGTTATAATTATCTACGCCTTTAAAATCAATTTCAGTATGAGTGTTTTCATCCATATCAAAAGTCGCATAAAATAAACTGGCAAAAAAATTGCCAAGAATTTCGTAGATTTCATCAAAGACATTTTTGTAATCGCTGTTGTTAATACCAGGGATGTTGTTTTTAAAGTATAGGTAAATGTCATTTTTTAATTCAGGGTCGTATCTCAAAAAACTAAATCTAACATTGAGGTAATTTAAGGTACCAAAAAGATACTTAATTAGGTAATAATCGTTAGCCTTTTTGGTGTCGTATTTTCAGATTTCGGCCTCACCATGTAGCAGTTGTAAATAATTATTTCCAGCAATTAGGGTTTTGTTAAATGCCTTAATTTTAAGGACATTATCGTTATTATCATCTTGTTTTGGAATGGTCATTTTAATTGTATTTGTTCCTTGCAATTGTGTGCTCGTTTCAATTGCGGTAAATTTAACGGTAAATGTTCTGTCAGCGACATTGTCTGTTGTTAAATCAAAAGTAGCCCTTTCATCTAAGTAATTGTTGTCATTATCTTTAATTTCTGTATTATAGTCGATACCTTCAATTGCATTATTTACGCCAGTAAGATTATTAATTGTTTCATTAAGTCTCTTTTTAATTTTTTTTATAACTTCAATTTTGGTTGCATTTGTCGGGTCAATTATTTCTGAGTTTGGTAAAATAGTAGAATTTTTGTGATAAAAATAGCTTTCATTTTTAAAACCATGATTTTTAATCGTAAATTCTTTATAGTAACCTTTTTCTAAGGTGTCAATGAAATTAAATACCGGTGTTCAATAGAGATAAGAGTAATTAAATTTATCAAAATCACCACGATGAATCATTAAATAATCAAGATTATCAATAACATCACTATAGTTATGATTACCATCAAATTTGGTGGTTTTTTCTGGTAAATCAATATCAGTCGAGGGTTTAGTTTCTGATTGTGCGTCAAATTCTAATATTTTTCATTTGGCATATCTTTCATTTTTGTCTCATTCTCGTACTTTCATTTTTATGTTTTTTAATTTTTTATTTTGATAGGATAAAAAATCTTTATTTTCTCAATATCTTGGTTCACTGTTTTTTTCTCAATTTAAATCATATTCTAATGATTTTAATATTGGTAATGTAATCTTGTCATTTTTGTCAACATAAAATTCTCAATCATTAAGTTTCATTCGTGGAGGCAAGTTTTTGGGCATAAATTTATTTTCTACATTAAATTTTATTTCTCATTTTTGATTTCACTTGCTGTTGTCATCTTTTGATGATTTAAGTGTTAATTTTGATTTTTTTAAGTTTAATTCGTATGATTCATTATTTTGCCTTTTGCTTCTAATTAGTGATTGTGTTTTTGTTTTATCATTATTAATGTTTCAGGGAATGGTAAAAATGTTATTGAAACTAATAATTATCATGGTAAATATTTTCATAAACATTTTTATCACTCCTTTTTAAAATATTTTATTTCTCGTTGTTCTTTTTTCTTTAATTTTTTTAATAAGTCACTCAATACCACAATTTATAATTACCGCTATTGTCATGCATATATCTAAATATCCTAATATCATAAGTGAAATTAATGTTTCAAATTTTTCATATAATAATTTCAAATCATTAATTTCCAATTTTAAAAATGGAATGAAAAAGATAATAATCATAAAAATGTAAGGCAAAATTCTTCATCAATATCTTTTTAAAAAATTAATTAACTTGTTTGATTTCATTTTTCAAGGCTCTTTTTGCTTTAATTTTTTGAATAATCAAGCGGATTAATTTTTCAAATTTAAGTGCAAAATATATTGCTCCGCCTCATCAAAAAACAAAAATTCCTGCTAGCATAATACCACTATTGAATTTGCCAAAGAATTTAACCATTTGTTCATTCATAAAATTATTAAATTCATCACTTGTTCCAGTTATTCATTTAGTATTGATTGCTGTTAATACACAAAGTAATAAGCTTATAAAAATGAAAATGATACTTAATACTATTTTTAACCACTGCTTTTTAAAAGAATTTTTAATTCTTAATTTTAATGGCATCTTTTCTTTTGAATTATCTTTTTTAAATAATTTTATTAAAAGTTTTTTCATTTTAACTCTCCCTTCATATTTTTTATCGTCCTTTAATTACAATAAATAAGGCAATAAGTACACAAGTAACACCAAGAATAGTAAAGATTGGGTGTTGCGAAAATGTTCGTGCCATTGGTTTAAATAGTTCTAAAATTGTTAAATTGCTAGTAATAAACTTTTGGAAATTGACAAGACCTTCGCTAATATAGTTTGTTAAAGTTTCAAAATGACTACCAGCTAATAGTCCAAGAACAGTTATTAAGATAAAAATAATAATTAGTTTAAACATTTTTAGTTACCTTGTTTTGTTTTTATCGGTTTTACTTGTTTTTTAACTTTTCCTCAGGCACTTAAACGACCTTTATTTTTAACTGCATATTGGCGTTGTTTTTCTAAATTAACTTGTTGACTACCAAATCCAAGAATAATTGCCATAAGAAATTCTACGGCCAGCGTTAAGAATAGAGGAAATATTAGTTGAATATTTGTTCCCGGTACTTCAAGACTTCAAATTAAATCAAAAACTTTATAAAGCATTTGAGCGAGAAAGTCGGCCATTTTTGCGAGATTTTCCATTTTTTATTATTCCTTTTCTTTCATTTTTCTTAAAAATTTGCTAAATTTATCCATTTTTAAGTATTCTAAGTCTTCTAAATCAATTGCTGTGTCAGTATAGTATTTGTCTTCATAGTCAGGATTAACTTTTAAATTTAAGTAATCTCTTAAAAATGCTAGGTAAAAAGAATTGTAAGTGTTAAGTGTTGGTAAAGGAATTTTTAGTTTAAAAAAATAAATATCAAGTGCAGGAATATCACGATATTTAACGCGACGACCTTTTTTACTATTTTTAGCATCAATTAAGGTGTTTCGTCAGCGTTCATATTCTTCAATACTAGTAAAGGTACCATAGATGACTTTTAAATAGGGACGAAAAATATTAACGGGTTTTTTACGAATGCCCACAATCTCACATTATTAGCAATATCGCGAACTTTAACTCAAATATGTTTATCTCTTTGACCGCTAGCGAGAACAATATGACCAAAATGCCGTGCCAGAGCGAAATATTCTTGAATACCGGTTTCTTCGTTTTTGGTATTATTTTTTTCTCAATCAGTTCCTTCTAAAAATAAGTTGGTTTCATCTCACAAAAGTAAGGTTTTGTCTGGCAATACTGGATAATCAAAGTCTAACAAACCCATATGGCCTAAACTTAATTTTTGGGTTTCTAGTAATGGAAATGTTGATGCGATATTATATTTTTTCTTTTTTAGTAATTTTGATGCGTATACTAGAAAAGCGGTTTTTCCAGTTCCTAATGAACCAATCACAATATTTAATGGTGAGTTTTTTAAGAAGTTAATAACTTTGTTAATTTGTGTTAAATTACCGATTTTAAAAAGAAAAATTAAAATACAACCTGCTAAAAATAAATAGCTTACAATGTTTTTAAAATAACCGTTGTAAATATATCAAATTGCTCCTCAATGTCATAAAATTAAAAATGAGGTGCGATTTAATTCAATAAAATGGTTATTTTTTTCTATTATTCATTTGCAAAATTTCATCTTGCACCTCACTTTATTTTTTTGTTAGCGTACTGCTCCAAGTAATTTTTCAAACATTTTAAAGCAAATAAAGAATATTGCCAAAATAAATGGAAAAATGAATATTCAGTAGTCAGCAAAGAAATTACCGACTTGTGGCATATTAACAGCAATAATTTCCCACATTTTAGTAAACGCTGTTATAATCGCATTCCATAATTTAGTCATCGCGTCACTAGCTGTTATTTTTGTTACTGCTGGTGCTTCTGTTAAGAAAGTTCCAATCATATAATCACCCCCTTTCTTTTTAAAACATTCATCATTTATATTCAAAGTTTTTCTTAAATTTGTTAAAACCACGATTAACCTTAACACGATTGTATTTTTTCCTAATTAATTTTGAATTTCTTTGGGAATGCATCACAATGTAACTTCTTGACATTAATTTTTTCTCTATCTAAATACTGATATGGTTTTCCAAAGTAGCATTAGAATAAATCACACCATAATCGCTGTTAAGAATCAAAAAGCAATGTTTGCTATTAAAAGTCAAAGTGTTTCTTGAGTTAAATCAATTTCTTTACCACCACTAATATGAGCCGGAATAACTGTAATTTGAATAAATAAATCTCAGAAAGTTTGTTTAATTTGTTCTCAATTAAATTCTTTTAAATTTACTGTCATTTTTTATCTACCAAAAATCATTTTTATTGGTAAATACATAATTGAAATTAATGCGAAAAGAAAAGTGATGATAATAATTAATCCGGCAATAAACGCAACTTGTGCAGGCATTTTTTCTATCGGAACAAACAGTTCTAAGAATTCCATGATAATTTTTCAAAACATTATTTTTTATCCGCGTTATTGTTTTTTGAATTAGGAGCTTTAACTCATTCTTCAAAGCGAGCAATAAATACTTTTTCGTCTTTTGTAAAATTACCAGTATTACTTTTAATGGCATTTTTATATTTAATTCGCATTTTTATTTTGGCATAAATTTTATAAGCAAAATATGCCAATAGCATGATGCTGATAATAATAAATATTAGTCCAATCGCAATATTCATTTTTAAACTCCTTTAAAATAGTTATAATTTATATCTTTTTTGTTGTTTTCTTTTTTGGCAATGAAGAAGCCTAATAATTCTTGTCCTTTAATTAACTTGGTTTCATTTTCTTTTTGATTAATTGAAATTACTTGATATTTACTTACTATTTTTAATTATTCCGATGCAAATTGAATTTTCATATTTTCCTTTATAAACAAATCGTTTTGGAAACCAAATACCGATTTGTTCATTAAATCACGGAATTTTTGGGGCTTTAATAAGCATTGCGTTTTGCGTTTCTTTTAAGAGATATTTTTTAGTATTTAAGAAAATGTTTTCAATGTTTTTCATAATAAATTACCTTTCTTATAGATAAACTAAGTTATATATATTAACTAAGTTAGTTAACTTAGTTTTTTAAACACTTATATATCGCAGATTTAAGTGTTTAAAAAACTTTGTTAGTAAATTTTGTTTTTTAATTAGATAAAAATTTTAATAATTTTAAACTTAGCATACCCCTATATAGAAATTTCTACACTTTAATATCCGCATCCTACCCTTGGAACTAATTTAATAGCGTGTATATTTTTAGGAAATCCACCCATTCATTTTTTTATTGCAAAACAAAACAAATTGCTATAGCTAATAGGGTGTTATCTATTAACTGGTAAACTTCTTTTGGTTATGGCGACCACCCACAATTTATCGTGCTTTAATACATACCAACATTATTAATTCACTTGTATTTAATTTTCAAAGAACAAACTTTTAACACCTTATAAAATAAAAAGACAATCATTGCTGACTGTCTTAATACTTATTCAAATCTTTACCTACCTAAGAAAACTTTATGCGTCCGAAAAGGTCGCGTTTAGTTTTCTTAGGTATTGCTTTGAAGAAGTAAAACAATCAGCTAATTATATTATTTAATTACTAAACTAACCCGCCCTTCCTTGTTATTGTCATTTTTATTCATTACCATTTTATCATATTATTGAATTTTTGCACAATGAAAAATTATTAATTTTATTAAATTTTAACTAATATTTTTACTTACTTAAATGTAATATATTTATTTGTATATACAATTCTACCTTTATTAATTCAACTATCATCATTTTTCTTATTATATTTATTTCATAATGAACTTTTATATATTTCTTTTCTGATTGCTATTTCTGAATTAATATTTTCATTAATGTAATGTAATACATTTAATTTGTTTAAATTTGCCATTCTTAAATGTAATAGGTTATTTAAATTCTTATGATTATATATTTTTGCTCCATATCCTAATTGTTGTTTTACTAAATGTGATACATCACTTTCAATGCTGCAACCGATATTTCATTCTAAATTTTGATGATGAATACCTTGCTTATTATTATTGAAATAATTACTAGCCTTCCTTAACTTTGTTTTAATATCTTTATTTAATTCATTTTTAACAACATTACGAATGTTTTTGATTAATTCTTGATGATTTCCATCCTTATATAATTTAATTCAACTATTTAGTGTTACTTTGCGATTTTCAAAAATAATATTAAATGCAGTTTGTTTTAATTTTTTAATAGCATGATAACCATCTAAAATATATCTAACATTACCAAAACTATTGGCAATTTCTCTAATTCAAGTATCACCATCGCCACAAACAATTATTTTGTCATAATTAATATTTACATAATGTTTTTGTAATTCCTTAATTAATAAATCACGATAATTCATCGTATTTATTCGTTTACCAACTTTTAACATTAGAAAATGACCTCGTTTGTTTTCTAATTCTCTACGAGCATTTTTGTAATTTTTTTCTTTATGTCCGGTATGAAAAGTAACTAAACGAATTCTTTGGTCTTGTTTAACTTTCTGATCTAATGTCGCCAAAAATGTTTCATCTAGTTGAATATATAAATTCTTATTTTTGACATCAATTCTAGTTTTAGTTTCTTTTTCTGCTAGTTGAAAATATTCGGCAATATCGTATTTATTTAAAATATTTGAAATACTACCTTTTGAAATATAACAATGATTTAGAGCATCTAAAACATCACGATAGCGTTTACCATCACCCAGAAGACTTAAAACTTTAAATTGGACATCAAAATAAATGCGTTGTTTAGGTAATAGGCCAATTTCTTTATCTAACAAACATACATATTCAAATTTACCTGATTTTTGATTTCAATATTTATATCGGCGTCGTTTAAAAATAACATCACCAAAAATTGTAATAATTGTTCTTGTTGCAAAATGAACTACTTTATAACCTTGTTTTAACCGATAATGATGTAAATATAGGTATTCATCTAATTTTTCGTATTCATTAGCTAGTTGTTCACATTTGTTGGTGTACATATTTTTATGGGTTGTAAATAAGTTTAATCAATGCTTATTTTCTGGGGTTTTTAAATTATTATTAATTTCTAACATAGAAAAACCACCTTTCTTGGTATTAATTTTAATAAAGTTTAATTTGGTTTGATTATTTTTTTGTTTTAATGATAATTTTTTCTAGAATTAGTATTCAATATTCTGAAAAAATGATAGAAATTCTTATTTAATTATTTATAATTAATTTGTATTAATTAAATTTTATAAATTTAAGAAAGGGTCGAGTGATTACTATAAAAATTTATTAATTAGCAAAAATTCATGAAAAGGATTTAATTAATATGAAAAAATTACTTAGTTTATTAAGTACAATAACAATAGCAGGAAGCGGAATGTCGGGCATTGTTGCCAATAGTCCGTATCCAACTCCAACACAAGAAAAAATAGAAAATATAAATAATAAAAGACAAAAACGAAGCAATAATGAAAATAATAAAATAAATAGAACAAAAATTGTTATTAAAACAGGTGGGCACATTTTTTCTTCGGGTGTGGTTTTCAACAGTAAATTATATTTTGGTTCATGAGATGGTAATGTTTATGAGTATGATCCAGCAACAGGACAACAAAAAATTGTTATTAAAGCAAATAGTATTGTTTTTTCTTCGGGTGTAGTTTTCAACAATAAAATATATTTTGGTTCACATGATCACAATGTATATGAATATGATCCAGCAACAGGACAACAAAAAATTTTGATCACACTAAAGGATGAAGTTCTTTCTTCGGGGGTCGTGGTCGTGTTAAATAATAAATTATATTTTGGTTCAGGTGATCATAATGTATATGAGTATGATCCAGTAATAGGCCAACAAAAAATTGTTATTAAAGCAAATAATGTCATTCATTCTTCTGGTGTGGTTTTCAACAATAAATTATATATTGGTTCACATGATCACAATGTATATGAATATGATCCAGCAACAGGACAACAAATGGTTATCATTACAACAAAGGGCGAGATTTTTGCTAGTGGAATTATTTTAAATAATAAATTATATTTTGGTTCAAAAGATCATAATGTATATGAATATGATCCAGCAACAGGACAACAAAAAACTGTCATAAAAACAGAAGAAGGAATTTGATCTTCTGGTGTGGTTTTCAACAATAAATTATATTTTGGTTCAATAGATCACAAAGTATATGAATATGATCCAGCAACAGGACAACAAAAAGTTGTCATTACAACAAATGGAGAAATTAAATCTTCTGGGATAGTTTTCAACAATAAATTATATATTGGTTCAGGAGATCACAATGTTTATGAATATTCAGCAACAGGACAACAAAAAATTGTTATTAGAACAAATAACTGAGTTGATTCTTCTGGTGTGGTTTTCAACAATAAATTATATATTGGTTCAGGAGATGGTAATGTTTATGAATACAGTAATTATGATTTAAATTCTAATTTAGGAGAAATTAGTAATAATTTTGATAATATAATTTTAAGTGAATTAAATTATTTAAATCCTGATTTAGATATTTCACTATTAGAAATAGTTAACAAAACAAATAATTCAGCGATAATAAAAGAAAAAAATAATAGTAATAATAAATATTTTGGAGAAGTTATTGTTAATTATAAAATTAAAAATAAAGATGAAATTAATGATATTAATTTAAACGAATTAATTAAAAGAGCAGTATTTTTTAAGTTTCGAGATGAAAATCCAAATTTAATATTTAAAGAAATAAGTAATGTTAATAGTAATAATTTAAATTTTTCAAATACTGAAATAACAAAACAAGAAAATTCATTTTTATGATCTAATGTTCCTAAAAATGTATGTTCTGATAGAGAAATTACCAATAAAACTCCAAATACAAGATCATTTAATGTACCCGCTTGTGAATATAATTCAAAATCAAAATTAGTATTTCAAATTACAACAGGATTAACTAAAACAAAACAAGAAAATAAATTAAATGGTTGAAACATAAATTCTGATGATGAAATGAAATTAACAGATTTTACAAATATAAATAATAAAAATTCTGAAATCATTAATGTATTATCAAATGAATTTGATTTATCAAACACAAATAAACAAGAACAAGAAATGATTTTAAGTATTTTTAAGGAACCCGCTGATAAATTTGAACTTAATCCCAATGAAAAATTAAAAATTACTTATCAAGTAAGAATAATTACATCTAAAGTTATATTAAATTTAAAACAAAAAATTACAGGAAATATTACTGCCAAAATAATTGATGATAACAATAAAGAACAAATAGTTACATTATCAATTAAAGAAGCGATGCAAATATTACAAAAATATAGCTTATTGCCAGATAAAATTACTATAGATAAAAACAATGATAACATAACTTTTAATGGGGAAGCATTTTTTTCATCAGAAAGAGAAGGGCCAGTAAGAACAAATACAGTTACTACTATAGTATAAAGTTTTATAAAAACGATATTAGCTATTTAGAACAATAACTTTAATTAAAACAAGCCCAACAAGTTTAAATTTCTTGTAAAAATAAAAAATATTCAAACCAGTAATTAACTAAAATTACTGGTTTTTATTTTGTCAAAATATAAAAAATGAAAAAGTTGTTTAGTTGTCCAAAAGTGTTTGTTATCGTAAAAAGTCATCTTTCTTTTGGCAGTTATAGTTTTTAAAATATGCTATTTAGCATTTCAAAATATGACTAAAAAATGAACAATGCCAATTCAAAATTGGGGTAGTGCAATTTCACATTTAATGATAAAATTTGAAGACAGAGTGAATTTAAGTTAATTACTTAGAGACACATATAATTGTACAGCCTCTAGAAAAAACCACGCTTCCTGAATAGTAAATTTTACCAGTTTAATTATTTTTAAATTCAGTTTTAAATTCTAATATTTTTCATTTGGCATATCTTTCATTTTTGTCTCATTCTCGTACTTTCATTTTTATGTTTTTTAATTTTTTATTTTGATAGGATAAAAAATCTTTATTTTCTCAATATCTTGGTTCACTGTTTTTTTCTCAATTTAAATCATATTCTAATGATTTTAATATTGGTAATGTAATCTTGTCATTTTTGTCAACATAAAATTCTCAATCATTAAGTTTCATTCGTGGAGGCAAGTTTTTGGGCATAAATTTATTTTCTACATTAAATTTTATTTCTCATTTTTGATTTCACTTGCTGTTGTCATCTTTTGATGATTTAAGTGTTAATTTTGATTTTTTTAAGTTTAATTCGTATGATTCATTCTCAATTGGCAATGTTGTTTTATTTTCTTTTTTAGAACACCCAACTATTGGCAATGTTGTCAGCCCCCAAAGAGCTATTATATTTA from Spiroplasma endosymbiont of Agriotes lineatus includes these protein-coding regions:
- a CDS encoding PQQ-binding-like beta-propeller repeat protein; the encoded protein is MKKLLSLLSTITIAGSGMSGIVANSPYPTPTQEKIENINNKRQKRSNNENNKINRTKIVIKTGGHIFSSGVVFNSKLYFGSWDGNVYEYDPATGQQKIVIKANSIVFSSGVVFNNKIYFGSHDHNVYEYDPATGQQKILITLKDEVLSSGVVVVLNNKLYFGSGDHNVYEYDPVIGQQKIVIKANNVIHSSGVVFNNKLYIGSHDHNVYEYDPATGQQMVIITTKGEIFASGIILNNKLYFGSKDHNVYEYDPATGQQKTVIKTEEGIWSSGVVFNNKLYFGSIDHKVYEYDPATGQQKVVITTNGEIKSSGIVFNNKLYIGSGDHNVYEYSATGQQKIVIRTNNWVDSSGVVFNNKLYIGSGDGNVYEYSNYDLNSNLGEISNNFDNIILSELNYLNPDLDISLLEIVNKTNNSAIIKEKNNSNNKYFGEVIVNYKIKNKDEINDINLNELIKRAVFFKFRDENPNLIFKEISNVNSNNLNFSNTEITKQENSFLWSNVPKNVCSDREITNKTPNTRSFNVPACEYNSKSKLVFQITTGLTKTKQENKLNGWNINSDDEMKLTDFTNINNKNSEIINVLSNEFDLSNTNKQEQEMILSIFKEPADKFELNPNEKLKITYQVRIITSKVILNLKQKITGNITAKIIDDNNKEQIVTLSIKEAMQILQKYSLLPDKITIDKNNDNITFNGEAFFSSEREGPVRTNTVTTIV
- a CDS encoding Mbov_0401 family ICE element transposase-like protein is translated as MLEINNNLKTPENKHWLNLFTTHKNMYTNKCEQLANEYEKLDEYLYLHHYRLKQGYKVVHFATRTIITIFGDVIFKRRRYKYWNQKSGKFEYVCLLDKEIGLLPKQRIYFDVQFKVLSLLGDGKRYRDVLDALNHCYISKGSISNILNKYDIAEYFQLAEKETKTRIDVKNKNLYIQLDETFLATLDQKVKQDQRIRLVTFHTGHKEKNYKNARRELENKRGHFLMLKVGKRINTMNYRDLLIKELQKHYVNINYDKIIVCGDGDTWIREIANSFGNVRYILDGYHAIKKLKQTAFNIIFENRKVTLNSWIKLYKDGNHQELIKNIRNVVKNELNKDIKTKLRKASNYFNNNKQGIHHQNLEWNIGCSIESDVSHLVKQQLGYGAKIYNHKNLNNLLHLRMANLNKLNVLHYINENINSEIAIRKEIYKSSLWNKYNKKNDDSWINKGRIVYTNKYITFK
- a CDS encoding PQQ-binding-like beta-propeller repeat protein; the encoded protein is MKKLLSLLSTITIAGSGMSGIVANSPYPTPTQEKIENINNKRQKRSNNENNKINRTKIVIKTGGHIFSSGVVFNSKLYFGSWDGNVYEYDPATGQQKIVIKANSIVFSSGVVFNNKIYFGSHDHNVYEYDPATGQQKILITLKDEVLSSGVVVVLNNKLYFGSGDHNVYEYDPVIGQQKIVIKANNVIHSSGVVFNNKLYIGSHDHNVYEYDPATGQQMVIITTKGEIFASGIILNNKLYFGSKDHNVYEYDPATGQQKTVIKTEEGIWSSGVVFNNKLYFGSIDHKVYEYDPATGQQKVVITTNGEIKSSGIVFNNKLYIGSGDHNVYEYSATGQQKIVIRTNNWVDSSGVVFNNKLYIGSGDGNVYEYSNYDLNSNLGEISNNFDNIILSELNYLNPDLDISLLEIVNKTNNSAIIKEKNNSNNKYFGEVIVNYKIKNKDEINDINLNELIKRAVFFKFRDENPNLIFKEISNVNSNNLNFSNTEITKQENSFLWSNVPKNVCSDREITNKTPNTRSFNVPACEYNSKSKLVFQITTGLTKTKQENKLNGWNINSDDEMKLTDFTNINNKNSEIINVLSNEFDLSNTNKQEQEMILSIFKEPADKFELNPNEKLKITYQVRIITSKVILNLKQKITGNITAKIIDDNNKEQIVTLSIKEAMQILQKYSLLPDKITIDKNNDNITFNGEAFFSSEREGPVRTNTVTTIV